The sequence below is a genomic window from Cygnus olor isolate bCygOlo1 chromosome 7, bCygOlo1.pri.v2, whole genome shotgun sequence.
TTTTTGTCAATGAAGGACACATCTCGTGATAGAAGATGAACCAAAAATTTCAAGTTTGCTTCATGTTGATCTCCTAACCGTATTTGCTTTGTCTCTGTAGGACAGACACAATATTATGAGAAgatctgttcatttttaagggtaatttttgttttcatctttcttttttttagaagtgACGGTAGTTTACCAAAACGGGTTACCTGTGATCTCTGTGAATCTTCCATCTCGGCGTGAACGTTGCCAGTTCACGCTTAAACCTATCTCAGACTCTGTCGGTGTGTTTTTACAACAGCTGCAAGCAGAGGACCGAGGAATCGATCGGGTTGCAATCTACTCAGCAGGTACTGTTGTTTACAAAGTAATTGATTTACTCGCTTGACAGATATTTTTGTCCAGCCTTTCCCTTTTTAAGTAAAAGCTTGATAAGGTGTGAGTTCTCAGACGTTCCCCAGAAAGTAGAAATGTCACTTCTAGAGTAGGAGTATTTGTCTTTGGTCAGGTTTGCCAAGGAAATTGGATTGTAGAGTGATAGAGGAGGAAAACATTCTTAATGCTTAGCTTTCAGCCTCAAAGATTCCCTAACAATAAGGACGTTATCTTTGTTGCCTGTCTGCTTGTAAGGAATGACTTCAAAACACGAAGTGTAGTAGTAGCCTGTGCTGGAGCACTGAGAACTTACACCAGCATACTGGGGGACTGCTGCCTGAGGCTGTAATGGTGGTGGTTGGTAACATGAAGTTCGCATTCAGAATGCACAGGATGTTacaaagaagtggaaaaaagcaTAAGGCTGTGCTCAAGCTACTGATGAATATGTACACAGCTGTTGCCGGTGGTTTTGCCTGAAGGCCTTAAATTTGCCACGGACGTGTTTTCAGTTTACCTCCATTAGGTCTAATATCTATACTTTAAGTGAGTTTCCTACTATGTAGCCTGAAGATGAGGGTTACCAACTAGTTTATAATCAATTAGAAAGTGGGTGTGAAAGGTGGTACAAAGGAAATATCCTAGCTATGAACTCCATCATATTTCACTTAATGGCCTatttcattgtgttttgttCAATTATTATGTATTTGTTAGTCACCAAAGCTCTGAAACATTGGTAAGTCTTACAAGAGAGTCCTTTTGAAGCAGCCACTTCCTTGAAAGTCTGATCATCTCTAATGCCAGTGGGGAAAGGTGAAGGTCACGTAAGAGGATTGTATTGCAGAACTTGGTAATATGTTCATGCTGTGGGGTTGAAACGAGCTGCCTTTTACAAGATGACccaaaacatcacaaatacagaaaagcagatgcaTCATAGCTTAGCTAGTGTTTGCCATGCAAGATCTCCCACTCTGTAGGTCTGGCTTGACAAAGAGTATTGTCTACAGTAAAATGTGCAAGTCccacagctggatggcattacAGCTTGCTTAGCTGTGACATATTTAGGTTCTTTGCTTCTGCTAATGAGTTGTGTTTGCCTTACAGATGGCACACGTGTTGCCTCCTCCACAGGCATAGATTTGCTTCTACTGGATGACTTCAAACTGATCATTAATGATGTCACGTACCATGTTAGACCACCAAAGAGAGGTAAACCAGCGTGGTTCTTGTGGATGTCAGAAAGGCATTTCAGTAGTCACTTGCCTGTTAAATTGCAGCATGTTTTTCTACCTTGTTTAAGAACGCTaagtttttctctgaaggaaagCTCCCAGTTTCTAATCCAACCCTTGTAGTCCTACTTAGGTATTTCCAAGTAATCGTAGAGTAGtgatgaaaagcaaatattcattCTTTTCAGGGCCAGCATCCCTcacaagagaaataaatgaataagtaCAAGAAGCAATTTAACCTTTTTAAGTCATTATGAgtatttgaatataaaatggGAATTAAACTTATCTGATTTGGAAGAACTGTTATCCCACTTGACAgtgaagatttttgtttctgcaaagtGTGGTACTTAAAATGttggaaatgaaaatcaattCTAGTGTTCTTGTTCACAACATAAAGATAGCAAGTAAAAATCAACTTCTGATGACTGAGAGATCTGAGTGCAGCCACTTGTCCTTAGCATCCTCCCACTCAAATCTGGGAGTGCAGCATTGGGTGAGATGCTGCTTCTCTCCTGTCTGTGGCTTAGGCTGACCTCTAATAGAGATGTTTGCTCCTCTCTCCTTAAAAGCCCTTTAAGAGAAAACTCTCCATTAAGACGGGATATCTAACTGAGATGTGAACGCGCAGAAGAACAGTTGCGCTCTcactctgctgctctgtgtccTAAGCGCAGTGTTTTCACATGCTTAAGACTTTGTAAGCCAGAGAAGTGGAGTCCTTGAGGATTTTACAAAGGCATCTCTTCCAGCTGTTAGCACCTGAGAGCAGGCATTGGTATCAGGCCTAGCTGGTGTCCACTCTAACTTTCAACTCAACTTAGTGAGAATGCAAATGTGGTGTCTGTTTCTGCACTGGAGAAACTGCTGTCCTGGGCAAGGCAATTCAATACAGCCTGCTCTCAAAGTGTTGGAGCTAGCCAAGTCTGTGCCAAGGAGTTGGCATGACTTTGGTTAGCTTGCTCATATGCTATACCAGTGTTTTGCTGGCAGGTGAGCTCTGGGATCGCCTAGGTTATGTGAAATTGCCGCCTCTGATTCATTTGTCAAGGAGATTTCTATGGTTAGCTTGTACTGAAATGGATGTGCCTGTAAGGAGGCACTGAGATGAATTCTGTTCAACTTTTAGctattgcttttccttctttacaaAATCACgctgtgtattttgaaatgtgtgTGCCCAGACACTTAAGCACTAACTATCTCTTGTAGTCACTTCAGTAGGGGTCACATGGGCTGCTTTTTCACAGTGGAGTAGAAGATGCTTAGCTGGGATGCGTGCAGTTTGCTTACTGCATACCTTGGCACAGACACTGAGTCACTTCTTTCTCTTGGCTGCTAGTGTTAAAGCTTAAGCTGTCCCTAGCTTGTCATCTGCTTGTCATCAATCGCTCTTTTGTTTGCTGCTCTTTCAAGACTTATAGGCCAAGTCTACCTTCCCAGAAGGCAGGTTGCTGCAGATTTTCTGTTGGTTGTGTTATCTCTGTTCATAAATTTGTTCTTCGTAACCTAAGGTACAAGCCCAAGGATGCTACTTTTTTATTTGCCTAATGTTgagttattttgctttatacTTACTTTTTTCCCATGTGGGCTGTGTAATACAATGTCAGTGGTCACAGCTCCTTTATAGGCTGCTTTCCCGTAGGGATCCTTTTTGTGCTGCAGCGCAGGGCTATGGGCTGTTTCAGGCAGTGGCTGTGTCACTACCTGTCTTTAAATGTGGAGGGGAGGATTTCATCGCCCTGTAGGCAGCTCCTCAGAGAGTTGCCCCCTGAGTATGGGAAACAATTCCTGGCATCAGTACTCAAAATAATTATAGACTGCATATTCTTGGAGCCACTGACCTAAGATCAGTGGCTGCCATAGTCAAGGACTAGAGTTGCTGATGGCCTGGCAGCTGATGTGATCGATCATACTAGTGTTCACTTGTCTTCGCTGAGTCTTGCATTTAACTACAGATCAAAGTAGCTGTTGGTATCTGGCAAGCTCTTAGCATGCATTCTTCTTCCGTTCTTATCAAACCTTAGGAATATCTGATAATAAAGCctggttttctttcaaagaCGTTGCATTATCTTAGAGTGCTGGAACTCTTCCAGAGGCTTTTGTGTTAGAAGGATTGTTTCAATGTTTCCTGTGTGGAGTAATAGCAGTTTCTGAATTGTGTGCAAGAAGTCCTGTGGGATAAATGCATATAAagcagtctttttctttcctagagCTCTTGAGCCATGAAAAATGCAACTACGCTGAATGATGTCAAGACATTGGTTAGCAGTTGTATACCGCCTTGTGCATTGAGGAGCACCAGCTGAACAAAGAGAAGGAGCTCATAGGGAGACTAGAGGAACTGAAGGAGCAACTAGCACCACTAGAAAAAGTGAGAAGCTTCTCGTTTGTATTTTACTTATCCTCTAAATGCAGTCTTAAGTCATGTCGATGTTTAATTAAGCCCCGGCATGCTTCAAATATGTTTGAGATCACTGAAGAAGTTGCCTCTGTGTATACCAAAGTACATCTGTTTCTGATGTCTGTAGAAATATTGTTTCCTTGCTTtatgtgaaatggaaatgaacCTGCTAATAGAGACTGGGGCTAATACAACAGAATGTTTCTGAACACAGGAATAAGCAGCTTTGCAAAGTATCCAAGCATGCTCAGAGTGAAATATGGATGATGGCAAGATACTGATGGAAAGTCTAGAGCTGTCTGCATAACCTAGACTCGATCATGTCCCAACTTAACATTAAATATAGATACAAGGTGTTATTTTTACCTTACCTATCgatgtatttttctgagaataaaaggcatgtgcttctgttttttgcAGGTAGGCTGGAGctcagcaggaaagcagagaagaggacGACCTTGGTGTTGTGGGGAGGGCTGGCCTACATGGCCACTCAGTTTGGGATTCTGGCCCGCCTCACCTGGTGGGAGTATTCTTGGGACATTATGGAACCAGTCACCTATTTCATCACCTATGGTAGTGCCATGGCAATGTACGCTTATTTCGTAATGACTCGCCAGGTTAGGACTTCTTGTGCTGACATTGACACTCTACTAGAAGACTTGATATGAGCTATACTCCctagaaaaatagcaaaatccACGCCTACTAGAAGTTGCTTTGCTTGCCTCTTTAGCCGGCTGGCACTTAGATGCTGCCTCAATAATTTGTACTCTCCAGGCTGCTGATGGGGGGTTTTCTGGGGTGGTCATTATTGATTTCCTGATGTCTAACCATAAACATTTGTATGCTCTGTGACTGACTGCCTCAGCTATACGAGTTCACTTAGTAGCACAAAATGGtttctgcatgcacacacacactgactTGCTCCAGGGGGTCTCTAAATGTTATGACTTACCAGCCTAAATACACAAATGTGTGATGTACCTTCTGAGTTCCAGGGAAGCACACAAACACAACTCTGATGTGAGGTGTTTGGCCTTTCTAAGAGATAGGAAAGGCTCAGGAATCGTgttgaaatgcttttgttcGGGTGTCCTGGCCGCCTATCCAGATGAAGCAGATCTGTTTGTATGCTTTTTCCTTGGTGCAGTTATGGATCTATTGGCTCTTTATTtggcttttcagtatttttaaaagtagacTAGCTCTTGTGTTAGAAACTCTTCACACAAAgcaagagctgtgctgctctgggtcCTTGTAGTTGTGACAGACTCTCAGTGGGGATTTCTGTGATGTGGTTTGTATTACCACTCCTATTCTAACTAAACAATCCCACCTAAATAATGAAGGAGGAAGGGCTCGGTCTCTGCTGTCACGAGACCATCAGAATAGATGCCATGGGTGTTCCAGCACAGGGTCCCAGGGCTCTGTTAGCTGTGTCGTTTCAGGGGCTGAGGAGATACGTCCCCTGTCACACTGTTTTCTGCTAAGTGCTGTTGTAATTTCTGCCAATGTTTGGACTCAGACATGATGTTTTAATCAAGTCATCTGTATAAACTAGCATGCTTTTCTGTCACTAGAAATCTCGTTGTTTCAAAGTGGCTTGACTCTGaatgcagtttttcttcacCTGACAGCCCAGTTATTCTGTGCGTACCAGATGGAGACTGAGTGATTTTCCAGTGCTTGTAGAGGCTGTGTGGGACTTGGAGTTAACTGCTCTGAGTTATCTGTCTTCTAAAAGTCTGTGGCTTTTTGCAACAGCATATTTCTGGCAAGAGTTGTGGTACTGGACTCTTGTTCTTGTCTGGGTAGGTTGGTTATGAGATGAACTCATGAGCAACTAATGTTGTTTAATTGTTATAAAATTAAGGAAAGGAGAGTAAGGGCCATTTGACAAAGGCTTATTCTGGTACTtagttttttctccctttctcctcacGAACTGTTGGTGTTGCAATCCTGAAGTGTCAGTTTTTGTTCTCCTCTGTGCAGAAAGGCGCACGCGTTCAGGAACGTGGTGATGGTAACTTAGCATTGGGGTGTAATGTACTAGTAGAGAAGCGAACGGCTGACCACTGGGTCTGGTTGGATGGGAATTTCTTCATagcagctcctgggctgtggTTTGGATTTGTGACCAACACAGCATTGAAACACACCAGTGTTAGCTATGGTTGAACTTCCAAATATCTGCTGCGTATTGTGCTAATAGTATACTGCTTTATTCTGACCTTCTCTCCTATTTTTTCTCTAGGAGTATGTTTATCCAGATGCCAGAGACAGACAGtacttattatttttccataaaggAGCCCAAAAAGACCAGATTTGACCTAGAGAAATACAATCAACTCAAGGATGCAATGCTCAGGTAACGAGAGTTTTTCCAGAATAAGGCAAATTACTGCTGCTAGTTCTTCATCTGCTATTAATAGATGCACCTCCAACAAGAATGGATATCTCTTAGTTTTCAGCCCATTTTCTTGTCACAGCCCCAACGCGATCACTGAATTGGCTTTGATGTGCCCAGGAATAGAATGACTGCTGATGTATAAATCAACATGAAACAGTTGACTGTACCTATCTGTAAGGGCCTTTTAGAACCTGCTAGCAAATCTTGAGTTGCTTCAGGCACTTCATGCCTCAGAGGAGCCTAATTCAAGAGTTCCTTTCTTCTCAGCTCCTACACACCAGATGGATTTAGTGAGAAATGGAGACTCGCATCCATTCAGTTCATGCCTCCCTGACATAGCACTTCAGTGCGCTGGGTAGCAGACCTGGCAAATCATGTTCAAAAAAGCTGCATTGTTAGTGCTGATGGGGGCAGATTATTGTATTATAGGGGAAGACCCTTGTGGCAGACTGTCCCTAGTGTGGGATCTGATCAACAGAGGAGTCGAGAAGAGATTTGTCCTCATTTTGAGAGCCTTTCTGATAAAAGCAGGCATGAGCAGAAAAAGCAGGGCTACTGCATTCTCTTTTTCACTGTATCATTCTCTGTTTATTCCCAGGCTCTGGAAAATGACAGTGTAGGATATACAGGCAAGATGTGTTATCCCCCCCCCTGCCTTGGAGAAGGAGCTGTGTGAGGAGTAGAGAGAGCTCAGAGCCAAGACTGTGTGAaagacttctgattttttttatgctctTGATACAGATTGCCTTGGGTGGCTATTTCTGTGGTGCTTTCTTCTAGTATTGACCATTCCTGTTAATCTAGCTCCTCTAAAAAAGTTCCATTGAGTTTATGGGAACATGTTCTCTTCCTACCATATCCTTTAAGTGGCTGCGTGTCAGCAAGTTCAGAGAAGCACAGAGCAAGTAAGAGTTGGGAATGGTTTGCCCGAATCCAGTCCTGTGACTGTTTTGTTCCTTGAATGCCTCAATTTTGGACAGGAAGaatgaggaaataaagaaaaattttccCTTCTGGAAAGTGGCATGGGGTTGGGGAAGGTGTATCGGGAGCCTGTTCTTTATAATGCATCTTTTACTTTTAGGCAGAGTTGGACCTTAAGAGGCTCGAGACCCGCTGCAGGTTTCACTGCCCATCCAGCAAATTGATGAAAGGACTGATCAGCAACGAAGCTCTGAACCCCGGCGAAAAACCTGTTCATAGCTCTGCCTTTTAATTAAAGCATTGCAGGTGTAAGCTGGGGGAGGTGGCATGGGGGTGGAGGGTTTTTACCTTAATCAAGACAAAGGACTGTAGGGGGAAATCTCTGAAATCTGAAGATGGGGGCATTGTGGAATGTTAGTTCTGAAAAGGGCTTGGCAAATAGTCATGTTTAAAACTGTGTGAATGGCAATTGTGTACAAGTACAGGATTGTGGGGGGTTCACGAAAAAGAATGTAATGCTGGGGTAGGGGCGtcttcttccagctctgcagggtCTGCCTCTTGATAAGACACAGCAGCCTGcttagctttttaaattttcctttacCTGATTCagatctctctttctctctcaacaacaacaacaaaaaaaaaggataaaaagaacaaagaatcCAAGCCACCTGGAGCTATGGCTGGTGATCAGAACTTGCACTCCACCGCCATTAACGCGCACACTTCTGATCAGACCTGGTCTCTTTTATAAAGTTACTACAAGACTGCTTTCTACTGGAAAACCGTGagcttcccctccccagccccaccccGTGTGCTCCACTGACTTCCTCCTTTGCTTATTTGTAGCACAGACTGATTGTAGCCACGTGAGAGAAGGAACAAATTCTCTTCTGGACATTTGATAATTGATATTTTGGATTATTCCATAATTATATAAACTTTGCGTCCCGATGCCCTTGAGCTCCTTCTAGAAATCAATGGCAGCATTGCATGAGAGTTTTATATTCAGTCTTGAGAGGGCAATTCCCCTCTTCCTACACCAAATCTGATAGCCACCTGGACTATGAAATCATGAAGGTTTAAAGGATTATGAAACTGTCTCAGAATCAGGACTCCTGCTTAACTGAACAGTTTTGGAATGTGGAATAATTAAACTTGATGTTTGACCGTTTGTGTAACAGGATGAAAGGTTTCATATATGGTCAGAGCATTTTCCTTGCCCAGAGGCTTTTCGAAAGCCCAGAGCTCTTACAGTGCAAGACACAGAACTACTTCAGTTTTCTAGCACTTTCCCCTGCTTAAGTAGCTTTAAACGAACTTTGCACCCACAGGTCACAATTTCTTAGGAGTGGCTAATGACATCTTTAGTTCTTAGCTAAAAGAAATAGAGGAAGGAAAGTCAACCCATTGCCCTCTCTTCTAGCCAAGGCTGGCTGATTTCTAAGCAGATAAAACACCTCTTCATTCAAAGCGGGTCAGTCTCTTTTTAGCATCCTGCTGATAAATACTGCAGGGACAGGATGGAGCACTAAGCTTTATACACAGAAAAGCTGGCTGCTTTTTTGATGTTTCACTACTACTCCTCACTGTGTCATGGAAAgaggcttctgttttttttttaagaaccatgtttaaaaacaaaaagaaaaacaaattagtaTTACTAGATGCCAGGTGCCTTGCAGATGTGGAAACACAGCTGGGATTGCTGCCTCTTCTCACTCAATGGCATGTTGGACTGAATGGGTGCATGTTTCtagtttttttctcccttccccttttcctttgtctttcaaTTTAATTACATTGtgtgattatttttatctgttttaccCTGTTTGTGTGATGgtttaaagggggaaaaaaaatgaacacaatcCTGTAGCTGAATCCTTGGTGTGTGTTTGGGATGAGGGAGGGAGCATGGAGAAAagtccttctttaaaaaaagaaacacaacaaaaataaaacctgaacaTGTGTAAAATCCTGTATCATTTATGAAATATGTATAAAAGAGCAATGTACTTCTGGAACAATAAATAACTATTCAATTTTTGAATTGGTGCTCTTGAATAACATCATTTTCCCCAGCTATATTGCATGTGTGGCAGCCGTCTCCTGAGtttcctccatttctttctgtttaggTGGTTTCTTCCTGACCTTCCATCACTGAGGCCGTGGTGGTGCAGATAATAGCTTTCCTGAAGAAGCTTGGATGGAGATCTTCATGCTATACCTAGCCGCGTAACACAGGGATCTCAGGAGCAGTCGAGGTGGTGAGGTAGAAGTAGAGATGTTTGGTCTAACCAAGGGCTGCCTTGGTTTGACCAGCATAGTAGTTCCCTGTGGAGTCTGACAACATCTGGAGACTTGTGGCAGGTTGCAGGATAAGAACGTGTATGAGCGTGTAACACCTAGCAACCTGAAACATACCAAGTGTTGTTAGCACGTTCTGTATTGAGTTCAAGTGCTGTTTGAGAGGAAAACTCTCAAGTTTTCAccttttattccttcctttctaaACCCTTTGTTCGTTCTGGTCTGATTAGTCCTGATGGCATATCTTCCATTCGTTAACTTTAGGAACCAGCAGGCTGTGTACTTTGTCCTAACTTCATGGAATGTTAGGATGGATGTTCAGTGCCAGAAGACTTTTTATCATGTCCAACTGTAAAAAGTCATGATTGGCCAGTTTTCCAACAGCCAAGTCTCTCGTGTggttttaaagacagaaatgaaggaCTGGAAGCTGTTAGTTGTGACCTGCCTTTAATCACTGTTTAAATTTAGTTCAGCAATGCTGACAAACCCTCTTCTTCCAAGCAGCCCTTAGTCTGCTGCTGTGTACAGGCAGGCTGCTTGGAACAATTGTGTAAGAACTCTTCCATTTTGTCATCCAGAAGAACTGAAGACTGTGACATCTAGCACCAAAATCCCtatttgaaagcaaagaaatgctaTGGCAAAATTGTTCCTGCGCATACTTTGATGTTGTTCTACAGATGATGTGGGAAAGGAGGGGTAAAGTAAGATTCTATAATTGTACCCTGAAGTAGGGGCTGTCCTGGGGGTCCTGTCAGTTGTACCCCTGGAAGCCTCCTGTCTCACTCCTCTGACACCTGGTCTCTGCTGGGGGTGGGTGGCACCACAGACCTCAACCTCTAATCTCCATGTCCCTGCTTTTGTTGATGTTCAAGGGCATGACgtatgtttttgttctttacGCTGTTGTGTACCAACATCAACAGTGTTTTGCAAGAGCTACTTCATGCCTGAAAGACAGGCAGGTAATGGGGTCCTATCACACTGGCAGCGTTTTAAGAGCAGGCAGTGCTGCCTGAATCTTAATGTAGCACAGTGTTCTTAAGCTCCTATGAAGGCTGAACAGCAGCATGCGCTGCAGTGTTCAGATGCCTCTTTTTCTACCacttttggtgtgtttttttttgacctctcttctctccttttctgcaaGGGAACTTTTGAATAAATACATATCAAGTTTAAAATTGTTTGGAGAAACTTGGTTCCCCTCTGCTGTGCCCGAGAGGCTCCAAGGAAGGTGTTAATGGCTTCTTTTCCTTGaagaccacagaaaaaaaaacctttttctgtGTCCCTGTAATTCTTTATCTGGCAGGCAGTCACATAAACACCCTGCTGCAACTTCTTACGCTTCCCTGTTGGTTTGCATGGTGCTCTGAACCTGCTGTTGGCTGTCAAATCTTTGCACTGCATCAGTCAAGGAAAGCCAGCCAAGCTGCCTTGTCTTTCTAAGCCAGTGGAGCAGTTTATTTGACCTACTGTGTGCTTTTGTGTGGAATTGTAAATACAACCTGCTTTCCTCTGCCACATTCTGTAactaatttgttttcatataaggaaaacaattttttgcatctgaagtatttttctacCTATTCCAATTATTCcctttaaaatcagttttatttctacattGACATAAAGGGTGAGAAGACAGGCACGGAAACCAAACCTGCATTGTGTCCAGTCCTGGAGCATCTTGGTAGCTGGTGTTTTGGTGTGTCACTGTGACTCCGTGAGCTTGTAAAAGATGGTTCAATTCCTATTTCTGCCTCCGCTGAGTTTTAAAATTGGGGTTTGCTGTCTGTGGCCATCTGGAAATTGAGGATCATGGAAGAAACACTGGGTCCTGTAGGACCTCTGGAAAAACATTCTTAAACACCAAGTTCAGTACTGGGGGGGCTCAGtaagggaaaggaaattacTATTCTTCACTGAGCGTTGTGTGCTTGGCTGATTTGTCTGTGGTCTTGGTGTTTTACTTGTGTTGAGTTTGCTTGTAGTTGACCAAACCTCACGTTTGCTCCCTGATCTCAACACCTCTTCCCATTGGCACTGTGTCCTGGGACAAACTGTTTACAGAAATGAGGCTATCTCAAAGTCCTTGATACTCTGCAATCCATCTCAGCAGCCTGTCAAGGCTTATTGTGAGCATACATCCTCCAGTTAATTGCAGACGGGTCCTGTCACGTGTGGTGGGCTCTCCTCGCTCTCGGTGGCAGGAAGCGTTGATTAGCTCTTCCGTCTGCCTCCTCTGGCAggctccaggagctgctcctgcaccaAGAGCTCTTGACACACCTCGCTTTCACCGAACATCGATGTTTGACAAAAGGCCAGCCTCAGCCAACACTGAGCGTATTTATTCATCTCATCAGTCCGTTTCATACAGCATGAGGCTTTCCAACCTAGCTAGCTGCCTTTTTCAAGACTTTGAGCTCCTGAGCAGGTTTGGAAGGTCCCATCTCTTGGGtaccaaaataaaatcccagCCCTTTAATTTAATATCACCTTCCTTGTTTGTATCATTTAACAAAGGGATCATCTGTTTGC
It includes:
- the LOC121073241 gene encoding LOW QUALITY PROTEIN: calcium uniporter protein, mitochondrial-like (The sequence of the model RefSeq protein was modified relative to this genomic sequence to represent the inferred CDS: inserted 2 bases in 2 codons; deleted 1 base in 1 codon); its protein translation is MDDGKILMESRLELSRKAEKRTTLVLWGGLAYMATQFGILARLTWWEYSWDIMEPVTYFITYGSAMAMYAYFVMTRQEYVYPDARDRQYLLFFHKGAKKTRFDLEKYNQLKDAMLRQSWTLRGXETRCRFHCPSSKLMXRTDQQRSSEPRRKTCS
- the LOC121073240 gene encoding LOW QUALITY PROTEIN: calcium uniporter protein, mitochondrial-like (The sequence of the model RefSeq protein was modified relative to this genomic sequence to represent the inferred CDS: inserted 1 base in 1 codon; deleted 1 base in 1 codon) is translated as MAAAAGRSLPLLLCRRAALAASSAPSASSCCFPALARRRQQQRHRTVHQRLSPWQSVRVVYCSTVVPSDEVTVVYQNGLPVISVNLPSRRERCQFTLKPISDSVGVFLQQLQAEDRGIDRVAIYSADGTRVASSTGIDLLLLDDFKLIINDVTYHVRPPKRELLSHENATTLNDVKTLVXQLYTALCIEEHQLNKEKELIGRLEELKEQLAPLEKVRSFSFE